The Corticium candelabrum chromosome 18, ooCorCand1.1, whole genome shotgun sequence genome includes a region encoding these proteins:
- the LOC134194186 gene encoding uncharacterized protein LOC134194186 isoform X3 codes for MSSCFLCSTPNDTTTLWTKRKRLDGRSLTDARHTLEVMLQEHSGLPLSSYVPPAGPAYVCHYCQNDLKKLSELHLLKVKIKQHLAHLPVYVCGTALKRQRLEVPGDKDGDEMTGSQPEMLQQRIQKVSPKVKVVVKYKSGMRAYNLASPRRKQAVKRCVRGNLFSVFSCLQPLMVCISHKGTFKMLDRISDNFDSEVKSWSENLKHHFPK; via the exons ATGTCGTCGTGCTTTTTGTGCTCTACACCAAATGATACTACTACCTTGTGGACCAAGAGAAAACGGTTGGATGGACGCAGTCTCACTGATGCTCGACATACTTTAGAAGTTATGCTTCAAGAACACTCGGGCCTTCCACTGTCTTCGTACGTGCCACCAGCTGGTCCAGCTTATGTGTGTCACTACTGTCAAAACGATTTGAAGAAACTAAGTGAACTTCATCTGCTGAAGGTTAAG ATAAAACAACATTTGGCACACTTGCCTGTCTATGTATGTGGTACAGCTTTAAAGAGGCAACGACTTGAAGTACCTGGGGATAAAGATGGAGATGAAATGACAGGTAGCCAACCAGAAATGCTTCAACAGAGGATCCAAAAAGTGTCTCCAAAAGTAAAG GTGGTTGTAAAATACAAGTCTGGAATGAGAGCATACAACCTTGCTTCTCCAAGAAGAAAGCAGGCAGTAAAGAGATGTGTTCGCGGGAATTTGTTCTCG gtgttttcttgtttgcaaCCCCTAATGGTCTGCATATCACACAAAGGTACTTTTAAAATGTTGGATAGAATCAGTGACAACTTTGATTCCGAAGTGAAATCATGGTCAGAAAACTTAAAGCATCACTTTCCA AAATGA
- the LOC134194186 gene encoding uncharacterized protein LOC134194186 isoform X2 — protein MSSCFLCSTPNDTTTLWTKRKRLDGRSLTDARHTLEVMLQEHSGLPLSSYVPPAGPAYVCHYCQNDLKKLSELHLLKIKQHLAHLPVYVCGTALKRQRLEVPGDKDGDEMTGSQPEMLQQRIQKVSPKVKVVVKYKSGMRAYNLASPRRKQAVKRCVRGNLFSVFSCLQPLMVCISHKGTFKMLDRISDNFDSEVKSWSENLKHHFPTEMRIIGVAKSSELAQSSSSSNQSEYRLDTDNQTDHCTENQTVDKTVSTDSELKN, from the exons ATGTCGTCGTGCTTTTTGTGCTCTACACCAAATGATACTACTACCTTGTGGACCAAGAGAAAACGGTTGGATGGACGCAGTCTCACTGATGCTCGACATACTTTAGAAGTTATGCTTCAAGAACACTCGGGCCTTCCACTGTCTTCGTACGTGCCACCAGCTGGTCCAGCTTATGTGTGTCACTACTGTCAAAACGATTTGAAGAAACTAAGTGAACTTCATCTGCTGAAG ATAAAACAACATTTGGCACACTTGCCTGTCTATGTATGTGGTACAGCTTTAAAGAGGCAACGACTTGAAGTACCTGGGGATAAAGATGGAGATGAAATGACAGGTAGCCAACCAGAAATGCTTCAACAGAGGATCCAAAAAGTGTCTCCAAAAGTAAAG GTGGTTGTAAAATACAAGTCTGGAATGAGAGCATACAACCTTGCTTCTCCAAGAAGAAAGCAGGCAGTAAAGAGATGTGTTCGCGGGAATTTGTTCTCG gtgttttcttgtttgcaaCCCCTAATGGTCTGCATATCACACAAAGGTACTTTTAAAATGTTGGATAGAATCAGTGACAACTTTGATTCCGAAGTGAAATCATGGTCAGAAAACTTAAAGCATCACTTTCCA ACAGAAATGAGGATCATTGGTGTGGCCAAGTCAAGTGAATTAGCCCAGTCTTCTTCGTCTAGCAACCAGTCAGAATACAGATTAGACActgacaatcaaacagaccACTGTACAGAAAACCAGACAGTTGACAAGACTGTCTCTACAGACTCTgaattaaaaaattga
- the LOC134194186 gene encoding uncharacterized protein LOC134194186 isoform X1 yields the protein MSSCFLCSTPNDTTTLWTKRKRLDGRSLTDARHTLEVMLQEHSGLPLSSYVPPAGPAYVCHYCQNDLKKLSELHLLKVKIKQHLAHLPVYVCGTALKRQRLEVPGDKDGDEMTGSQPEMLQQRIQKVSPKVKVVVKYKSGMRAYNLASPRRKQAVKRCVRGNLFSVFSCLQPLMVCISHKGTFKMLDRISDNFDSEVKSWSENLKHHFPTEMRIIGVAKSSELAQSSSSSNQSEYRLDTDNQTDHCTENQTVDKTVSTDSELKN from the exons ATGTCGTCGTGCTTTTTGTGCTCTACACCAAATGATACTACTACCTTGTGGACCAAGAGAAAACGGTTGGATGGACGCAGTCTCACTGATGCTCGACATACTTTAGAAGTTATGCTTCAAGAACACTCGGGCCTTCCACTGTCTTCGTACGTGCCACCAGCTGGTCCAGCTTATGTGTGTCACTACTGTCAAAACGATTTGAAGAAACTAAGTGAACTTCATCTGCTGAAGGTTAAG ATAAAACAACATTTGGCACACTTGCCTGTCTATGTATGTGGTACAGCTTTAAAGAGGCAACGACTTGAAGTACCTGGGGATAAAGATGGAGATGAAATGACAGGTAGCCAACCAGAAATGCTTCAACAGAGGATCCAAAAAGTGTCTCCAAAAGTAAAG GTGGTTGTAAAATACAAGTCTGGAATGAGAGCATACAACCTTGCTTCTCCAAGAAGAAAGCAGGCAGTAAAGAGATGTGTTCGCGGGAATTTGTTCTCG gtgttttcttgtttgcaaCCCCTAATGGTCTGCATATCACACAAAGGTACTTTTAAAATGTTGGATAGAATCAGTGACAACTTTGATTCCGAAGTGAAATCATGGTCAGAAAACTTAAAGCATCACTTTCCA ACAGAAATGAGGATCATTGGTGTGGCCAAGTCAAGTGAATTAGCCCAGTCTTCTTCGTCTAGCAACCAGTCAGAATACAGATTAGACActgacaatcaaacagaccACTGTACAGAAAACCAGACAGTTGACAAGACTGTCTCTACAGACTCTgaattaaaaaattga